From one Nitrospira sp. MA-1 genomic stretch:
- a CDS encoding PKD domain-containing protein has translation MANAAQDFVVLGSEGVWVRQGSTIFSGDVGANQTSIGPYLNGEQEMTIGHDVVVQNSNSAIIGNTVRLKSGSRIQNILVNTLLGPGQILGTQATPVSFPLVSELPPVPPVHPGSKDVDVPAGGVLTLQAGRYGRLKARPGAIVTLSGGLYHFQEWDIREDAQVLATKAVEIRVKGQIDTRRQTVVGPAPGAANLTAADILIIGIGINGTTGSIDDTPEAVKFGEGSKVRAKVYAPNGLLRFRAESTATGAFVGKWVRMGNHNTIALEGGFGLGQGGNTPAVAHAGFDQTVQVGMTVQLDGTESTDVDGNLLTYKWTILSQPAGSTATLSDTMAIMPTLVIDTPGIYTLQLIVNDGTVDSDPDTVTITTMNSPPVAGAGQDQTVFVSQSVILNGNDSHDVDGDPLSFNWSFVNIPNGSRAAFSNPTSSMPDFLVDLAGTYQVQLIVNDGQEDSSPDMVLINTQNSKPVAQAGQDQTVPVGSTVNLNGSGSHDVDGNSLTFQWALIAKPTGSSAIISNSTSIQPTFGADLVGLYVAQLIVNDGVGNSDPVTVAITAGNRPPVADAGQDQSVPVFLLVTLNGSGSHDVEGDVLSFQWSLESRAQGSAATLLNPTFAQPTIIPDIPGTYVVTLVVSDGKASSNPDTVVIVAHAPAPPGLPALLITSPPEGSVVGVSPITVTGFVNDPNASVTVNGISATVTGGVFLVDGVVLQEGDNTLIVRGVDGAGHTNSVNLGVTLSATPTSLTPIWGPVAWVKHATGEEIFKANFSNCEPAAHYQLVIINGTSGGANRVTQGTVLLNGTEVIEGQNFTAAHSQITQSIVVQAGNSLEVRLTGPLGAQLQAYIACTGNCLAMTIDAPLANATINQSTMLVKGSLMTSGSSPVGVVVNQQAAKAFGSSYAVDQVPVREGTGTLGPTTVLVQATNACGQRASSTVQVHTTDMATNQVELRVSPDRNVAPTQVTLRASIDIDQPVANIQWDYQGDGAIDAQGPDLLEQTVTFTQSGLYLPKVSVSDTMGNRFDATAVVQVLDPVAFEIMLNSEWSGMMGALAQGDIEQALSHILIRKREVMRHDWTVLKDHLDKLAAIFAVPLHLTDGQGTRVVGQASAPLAFGPMQFPLEVEFILDTDGQWRIRNF, from the coding sequence ATGGCCAATGCCGCACAGGATTTTGTGGTGCTAGGGAGTGAGGGGGTTTGGGTTCGACAGGGTAGTACAATTTTCAGCGGAGATGTTGGGGCAAATCAAACGAGTATCGGTCCCTATCTGAACGGTGAGCAAGAAATGACCATCGGTCACGACGTCGTGGTTCAAAACAGTAATAGCGCGATCATTGGAAATACCGTCAGATTGAAAAGTGGTTCTCGGATACAGAATATTTTGGTCAATACACTCTTAGGACCGGGCCAGATCCTAGGGACCCAGGCAACACCAGTCAGCTTTCCACTTGTTTCCGAGTTGCCTCCCGTCCCACCGGTTCATCCTGGATCGAAGGATGTCGATGTCCCGGCCGGAGGAGTCCTTACACTCCAGGCTGGACGCTATGGTCGGCTCAAAGCAAGGCCTGGTGCCATTGTCACACTTTCAGGCGGCCTTTACCACTTTCAGGAATGGGATATTCGTGAAGATGCCCAAGTTCTAGCGACTAAGGCCGTCGAGATTCGCGTGAAGGGCCAGATCGATACTCGCAGACAAACGGTTGTTGGTCCAGCACCAGGTGCAGCAAATCTGACTGCGGCTGATATCCTTATAATTGGGATTGGGATTAATGGAACTACAGGTTCCATCGATGACACCCCGGAGGCGGTAAAGTTTGGGGAAGGCAGTAAGGTGCGGGCGAAGGTCTATGCTCCTAACGGCCTTTTGCGGTTCAGAGCCGAAAGCACGGCTACCGGAGCGTTTGTGGGTAAATGGGTTCGAATGGGGAACCACAACACAATCGCATTAGAAGGAGGGTTCGGGTTGGGACAGGGAGGAAACACTCCGGCAGTGGCACACGCAGGGTTTGACCAGACTGTTCAGGTTGGAATGACGGTGCAGCTTGATGGGACCGAATCAACCGATGTGGACGGGAATCTTCTGACGTACAAGTGGACAATTCTCTCACAGCCCGCAGGGAGTACCGCGACGCTTTCTGACACCATGGCAATCATGCCTACTCTGGTGATTGACACTCCAGGAATCTACACACTTCAACTCATTGTGAATGATGGGACAGTCGATAGTGATCCCGATACGGTAACAATCACAACGATGAATTCGCCTCCTGTGGCCGGAGCGGGCCAAGATCAAACCGTGTTTGTCTCACAATCGGTCATTTTAAATGGAAATGATTCCCATGATGTAGACGGGGACCCGCTGAGTTTCAATTGGTCCTTTGTTAACATCCCAAATGGAAGTAGGGCCGCATTCTCCAACCCGACTTCGTCCATGCCAGATTTCCTGGTTGATCTGGCAGGGACCTATCAGGTGCAACTGATAGTGAACGATGGGCAAGAAGACAGCTCACCGGACATGGTTCTGATCAACACTCAAAATTCCAAGCCGGTAGCTCAGGCGGGCCAGGATCAAACCGTTCCGGTAGGAAGTACTGTCAACCTCAATGGAAGCGGCTCCCATGATGTGGATGGCAACTCATTGACCTTTCAATGGGCGCTTATCGCCAAACCAACAGGGAGCTCTGCAATAATTTCAAACTCAACTTCCATCCAACCGACCTTTGGTGCAGATCTAGTTGGATTATATGTGGCTCAGCTGATCGTCAACGATGGGGTGGGAAATAGTGATCCCGTCACGGTGGCGATTACTGCAGGCAACCGGCCCCCCGTGGCCGATGCGGGACAAGATCAAAGCGTGCCGGTCTTTTTATTAGTCACTCTCAATGGAAGCGGTTCCCATGATGTAGAGGGCGATGTCTTAAGCTTCCAATGGTCGTTGGAGAGCCGCGCTCAAGGGAGTGCCGCGACTCTTTTAAATCCTACTTTCGCTCAGCCCACCATTATTCCGGATATTCCTGGAACCTATGTCGTGACACTCGTGGTTTCAGATGGAAAGGCTTCGAGCAATCCCGATACAGTCGTTATCGTTGCGCATGCTCCCGCACCTCCCGGATTGCCGGCCTTGCTGATTACCAGCCCTCCAGAAGGTAGTGTGGTGGGGGTGAGTCCTATCACGGTAACAGGATTCGTCAATGATCCCAACGCTTCAGTCACGGTCAATGGAATTTCCGCGACCGTCACAGGAGGAGTGTTTCTTGTCGATGGCGTTGTCTTACAGGAAGGAGATAATACTTTGATTGTTAGGGGGGTGGATGGAGCTGGGCATACCAATAGCGTGAATCTTGGTGTCACCCTTTCCGCTACACCGACAAGTCTCACACCCATCTGGGGGCCGGTGGCATGGGTTAAACATGCCACGGGAGAAGAAATTTTTAAGGCGAACTTTTCGAACTGCGAACCGGCGGCCCACTATCAATTAGTCATCATCAATGGGACCTCGGGAGGTGCAAATCGGGTGACCCAGGGGACTGTTCTTTTGAATGGAACGGAAGTGATCGAGGGTCAAAATTTCACCGCAGCCCATAGTCAGATTACTCAGTCCATAGTGGTGCAAGCCGGGAATAGTCTTGAAGTGCGACTAACGGGTCCACTCGGCGCACAACTGCAGGCCTATATCGCCTGTACTGGCAATTGTTTGGCTATGACCATTGACGCTCCGCTGGCCAATGCTACGATTAATCAATCAACTATGTTGGTAAAAGGAAGCCTCATGACCAGTGGTTCCAGCCCGGTAGGGGTGGTCGTCAATCAACAAGCCGCTAAAGCCTTCGGGTCGTCCTATGCGGTTGATCAAGTGCCCGTCCGTGAGGGAACGGGAACTCTCGGACCCACCACTGTCCTCGTGCAAGCCACCAATGCTTGCGGACAGCGTGCCTCTTCCACCGTGCAGGTCCACACTACGGATATGGCGACTAACCAAGTGGAATTGCGAGTGTCGCCGGATCGTAATGTGGCACCCACTCAGGTTACTCTTCGAGCGTCCATCGATATCGATCAACCGGTGGCCAATATTCAATGGGACTACCAAGGCGATGGCGCCATCGACGCCCAGGGACCGGACCTCTTGGAGCAAACCGTCACCTTCACCCAGTCAGGGTTGTATCTGCCCAAAGTAAGTGTATCGGATACCATGGGAAACAGATTTGACGCCACGGCAGTAGTCCAGGTGTTGGATCCCGTGGCATTTGAAATTATGCTCAATTCCGAATGGTCGGGCATGATGGGGGCGCTCGCGCAAGGCGATATTGAACAGGCGCTTTCGCATATCCTAATCCGAAAACGGGAGGTCATGCGCCATGATTGGACCGTGCTCAAGGATCATTTGGATAAGCTGGCAGCTATCTTTGCAGTGCCACTGCATCTCACGGACGGGCAGGGAACACGGGTGGTGGGCCAGGCATCGGCACCGTTGGCATTCGGCCCAATGCAATTTCCTCTTGAAGTGGAGTTCATTCTGGATACCGATGGCCAATGGCGGATCCGGAATTTTTAA